Proteins from one Scleropages formosus chromosome 14, fSclFor1.1, whole genome shotgun sequence genomic window:
- the LOC114912197 gene encoding uncharacterized protein LOC114912197 isoform X1: MRPPRTDTLLAIAVFLLLLRFRLTFAQQQCDLTALVGDEVTVPLGYSGATEDNRLIWKRGHLTIFDRVDKRVRRGKLGDVTSDGSLVLRRVTMDQSGLYSAQVIDRTGLMRHNRVQTLCVAETVYGLLGAEAELDPGANEKIKEIIWKKSNTKISEWKRDKVVYYGRCETGEQCDLNNSTGVLVMKGLKAEDEGRYLAEINGKTPLTGLDLIPLKPVSKPSVTTSCSWTQCILTCVGEETKHTKYSWKENNETVKEGNTLMVEKSGEQSKSYTCVFSNPKSEEHSDPLTEMDLFPDNKGYDMDQEPVLERHSSTMDGWTYEYFVAILVAAVAVTLLMMMLYYCRRFYFKRDDRRRTYMNSFYDAESRDTIYKADEPPGSATVDSVPRDPNPQDQMRQGAADADGENLMTLV; encoded by the exons ATGCGCCCCCCGCGGACCGACACACTCCTCGCCATCgctgtttttctccttctgctccGGTTTCGTCTCACTTTCG cccagcagcagTGTGATTTGACCGCTCTGGTTGGAGACGAGGTGACCGTCCCACTGGGGTATTCAGGTGCCACAGAAGACAATCGGCTGATCTGGAAACGTGGACATTTGACAATTTTTGACAGGGTGGATAAGAGAGTCAGAAGAGGCAAATTAGGAGATGTAACGAGCGATGGATCCCTCGTCCTGCGTCGTGTGACGATGGACCAGTCCGGACTGTATTCTGCGCAAGTGATTGACAGAACAGGACTGATGCGGCATAACAGAGTGCAGACCTTGTGTGTGGCAG aaacagtcTATGGACTACTGGGAGCTGAGGCTGAACTGGATCCGGGAGCAAATGAGAAAATCAAAGaaatcatttggaaaaaaagtaaCACCAAAATATCCGAGTGGAAAAGGGATAAAGTGGTTTATTATGGCAGATGTGAGACCGGCGAGCAGTGTGACCTGAATAACTCTACTGGGGTGTTGgtaatgaaagggttaaaagCAGAAGATGAAGGACGGTACCTTGCTGAAATCAACGGGAAAACGCCTCTAACGGGACTTGACCTGATCCCACTGA AACCGGTGTCCAAACCCAGTGTGACCAC GTCCTGCAGTTGGACCCAGTGCATCCTGACctgtgtgggagaggagacTAAACACACCAAATactcctggaaagagaacaatgaaactgtaaaggagggaaacaccttgatggtggagaagagtggagagcagagtaaaagttacacctgtgtgttcagtaaccctaagagtgaggagcacagtgaccccCTCACTGAGATGGACTTATTTCCAG ATAACAAAGGTTATGACATGGACCAGGAGCCGGTGCTGGAGCGGCACTCGTCGACGATGGACGGCTGGACATATGAGTACTTCGTTGCCATACTGGTGGCGGCCGTGGCTGTGACTCTGCTCATGATGATGCTTTATTATTGCAGAAGATTTTACTTCAAAC GTGATGATCGCCGGAGGACCTACATGAATTCATTCTATG ATGCGGAGTCCAGGGACACCATATACAAGGCAGATGAGCCTCCTGGAAGCGCTACAGTGGACAGTGTCCCTCGAG ATCCGAACCCTCAGGATCAGATGAGACAAGGAGCTGCTGATGCAGATGGAGAAAATCTTATGACTTTAGTTTGA
- the LOC114912197 gene encoding uncharacterized protein LOC114912197 isoform X2, giving the protein MRPPRTDTLLAIAVFLLLLRFRLTFAQQQCDLTALVGDEVTVPLGYSGATEDNRLIWKRGHLTIFDRVDKRVRRGKLGDVTSDGSLVLRRVTMDQSGLYSAQVIDRTGLMRHNRVQTLCVAETVYGLLGAEAELDPGANEKIKEIIWKKSNTKISEWKRDKVVYYGRCETGEQCDLNNSTGVLVMKGLKAEDEGRYLAEINGKTPLTGLDLIPLKPVSKPSVTTSCSWTQCILTCVGEETKHTKYSWKENNETVKEGNTLMVEKSGEQSKSYTCVFSNPKSEEHSDPLTEMDLFPDNKGYDMDQEPVLERHSSTMDGWTYEYFVAILVAAVAVTLLMMMLYYCRRFYFKHAESRDTIYKADEPPGSATVDSVPRDPNPQDQMRQGAADADGENLMTLV; this is encoded by the exons ATGCGCCCCCCGCGGACCGACACACTCCTCGCCATCgctgtttttctccttctgctccGGTTTCGTCTCACTTTCG cccagcagcagTGTGATTTGACCGCTCTGGTTGGAGACGAGGTGACCGTCCCACTGGGGTATTCAGGTGCCACAGAAGACAATCGGCTGATCTGGAAACGTGGACATTTGACAATTTTTGACAGGGTGGATAAGAGAGTCAGAAGAGGCAAATTAGGAGATGTAACGAGCGATGGATCCCTCGTCCTGCGTCGTGTGACGATGGACCAGTCCGGACTGTATTCTGCGCAAGTGATTGACAGAACAGGACTGATGCGGCATAACAGAGTGCAGACCTTGTGTGTGGCAG aaacagtcTATGGACTACTGGGAGCTGAGGCTGAACTGGATCCGGGAGCAAATGAGAAAATCAAAGaaatcatttggaaaaaaagtaaCACCAAAATATCCGAGTGGAAAAGGGATAAAGTGGTTTATTATGGCAGATGTGAGACCGGCGAGCAGTGTGACCTGAATAACTCTACTGGGGTGTTGgtaatgaaagggttaaaagCAGAAGATGAAGGACGGTACCTTGCTGAAATCAACGGGAAAACGCCTCTAACGGGACTTGACCTGATCCCACTGA AACCGGTGTCCAAACCCAGTGTGACCAC GTCCTGCAGTTGGACCCAGTGCATCCTGACctgtgtgggagaggagacTAAACACACCAAATactcctggaaagagaacaatgaaactgtaaaggagggaaacaccttgatggtggagaagagtggagagcagagtaaaagttacacctgtgtgttcagtaaccctaagagtgaggagcacagtgaccccCTCACTGAGATGGACTTATTTCCAG ATAACAAAGGTTATGACATGGACCAGGAGCCGGTGCTGGAGCGGCACTCGTCGACGATGGACGGCTGGACATATGAGTACTTCGTTGCCATACTGGTGGCGGCCGTGGCTGTGACTCTGCTCATGATGATGCTTTATTATTGCAGAAGATTTTACTTCAAAC ATGCGGAGTCCAGGGACACCATATACAAGGCAGATGAGCCTCCTGGAAGCGCTACAGTGGACAGTGTCCCTCGAG ATCCGAACCCTCAGGATCAGATGAGACAAGGAGCTGCTGATGCAGATGGAGAAAATCTTATGACTTTAGTTTGA
- the LOC114912197 gene encoding uncharacterized protein LOC114912197 isoform X3, whose protein sequence is MSGEQSKSYTCVFSNPKSEEHSDPLTEMDLFPDPVSKPGVTTSCSWTQCILTCVGEETKHTKYSWKENNETVKEGNTLMVEKSGEQSKSYTCVFSNPKSEEHSDPLTEMDLFPDNKGYDMDQEPVLERHSSTMDGWTYEYFVAILVAAVAVTLLMMMLYYCRRFYFKRDDRRRTYMNSFYDAESRDTIYKADEPPGSATVDSVPRDPNPQDQMRQGAADADGENLMTLV, encoded by the exons ATgagtggagagcagagtaaaagttacacctgtgtgttcagtaaccctaagagtgaggagcacagtgaccctCTCACTGAGATGGACTTATTTCCAG ATCCTGTGTCCAAACCCGGTGTGACCACGTCCTGCAGTTGGACCCAGTGCATCCTGACctgtgtgggagaggagacTAAACACACCAAATactcctggaaagagaacaatgaaactgtaaaggagggaaacaccttgatggtggagaagagtggagagcagagtaaaagttacacctgtgtgttcagtaaccctaagagtgaggagcacagtgaccccCTCACTGAGATGGACTTATTTCCAG ATAACAAAGGTTATGACATGGACCAGGAGCCGGTGCTGGAGCGGCACTCGTCGACGATGGACGGCTGGACATATGAGTACTTCGTTGCCATACTGGTGGCGGCCGTGGCTGTGACTCTGCTCATGATGATGCTTTATTATTGCAGAAGATTTTACTTCAAAC GTGATGATCGCCGGAGGACCTACATGAATTCATTCTATG ATGCGGAGTCCAGGGACACCATATACAAGGCAGATGAGCCTCCTGGAAGCGCTACAGTGGACAGTGTCCCTCGAG ATCCGAACCCTCAGGATCAGATGAGACAAGGAGCTGCTGATGCAGATGGAGAAAATCTTATGACTTTAGTTTGA